One Scyliorhinus canicula chromosome 12, sScyCan1.1, whole genome shotgun sequence genomic region harbors:
- the LOC119974311 gene encoding protein Mis18-beta-like, whose product ICHSVLGDSLQLCGSNSTLNLLICLKVTENVELDPTTLIGGQSLIPDCFYKSLSCSYCRANVGIVPSSTTDTYSQLRGLYCFDKGALDCYVLHSNSEVMATALNLDPQCMAQHIGELKRQLVVAHCRLMAAVKKLDEIVGEESGLATSILDSDHEV is encoded by the coding sequence atatgtCACTCTGTGTTGGGAGATTCTCTACAGCTCTGTGGTAGCAACTCAACTCTCAACTTGCTGATATGTTTGAAGGTGACTGAGAACGTGGAACTGGATCCCACAACCTTAATAGGGGGTCAAAGTCTAATACCTGACTGCTTTTACAAGTCCCTGTCCTGCAGCTACTGCAGAGCCAATGTTGGTATTGTTCCTTCCTCCACAACTGACACGTACTCTCAACTCCGTGGACTGTACTGTTTCGACAAGGGTGCCTTAGACTGTTATGTGTTGCACAGCAACTCTGAAGTGATGGCTACAGCCCTGAACCTCGACCCACAGTGCATGGCTCAGCACATAGGGGAGTTGAAAAGGCAGCTTGTGGTAGCTCACTGTCGACTGATGGCAGCAGTGAAGAAGTTGGATGAAATAGTTGGAGAAGAGAGTGGCCTAGCGACCAGCATCCTTGACTCAGATCACGAGGTGTGA